Within Kutzneria chonburiensis, the genomic segment ATCTGGAACGACGAGCAGGTGGCGGCGTGGCGGCGAATCGTCGACTTCATTCACGGCCAGGGCGCCAAGGCCGCCATCCAGCTCGGGCACGCCGGCCGCAAGGCGTCCACGCAGCCGCCGTGGCTCGGCCGCGCCACTGTGCCGGCGGCCGAGGGCGGCTGGCAGTCTGTCGCACCGAGCGCGGTGGCGTTCGGCGACTACGCGACGCCCCGTGAGCTCACCGAGGCGGAGATTCAGGGCGTGGTGGCCGCTTTCGCCGCCGGTGCCCGGCGTGCGCTGGACGCCGGAGTGGACGCCATCGAGATCCACGCCGCCCACGGCTATCTGATCCACGAGTTCTCGTCGCCGCTGTCCAATCTCCGTACCGACGGCTACGGCGGCGATTTCGACGGCCGGGTCCGGTTCATGCTGGAGGTGGCGACGGCCGTCCGGGCCGAGATCGGCGACGAGGTGCCGCTGTTCACCCGGCTGTCCGCGACCGACTGGGCCGACGGTGGTTGGACCGGCGACGACACCGTGCGACTGGCCCGCTTGCTGGCTGATCACGGCGTCGACCTGGTCGACGTGTCCTCGGGCGGCCTCACCCCGGCCCAGCGGATCCCACTCGGCCCCGGCTACCAGGTGCCGTTCGCGCAGCGCGTCAGGGCCGAGGCCAAGGTGCCGACCGGGGCCGTCGGACTGATCACCGAGCCGCAGCAGGCCGAGCAGATCGTCGCCACCGGCGCCGCCGACGTCGTCTTCCTGGCCCGGGCTCTGCTGCGCGACCCGCACTGGCCGCTCAACGCCGCCCGGGTGCTCGGCGGCGACATCGAGTGGCCGGTCCAGTACGTCCGGGCGCGGCTGGAAAGATAGACCGCATCCGCGACGTCAATAGTGGGAGGAATGGCTGTGGCCACCGAGGGTGACCTCATCGCCGAGCGCTACAAGCTGGTCAGGAAGGTCGGCAGTGGCGCGATGGGCACCGTCTGGCAGGCCCGTGACCAGCTGCTGCGGCGGGACGTCGCGGTCAAGGAGCTGCTCGTCCGCACCGGCATGACCGAGCTGCAGACCGACGAGGCCCGCAACCGGGCCATGCGGGAGGCGCGGCTGGCCGCCCGGCTGCACCACCCCAACGTCATCTCCATCTACGACGTGGTGGAGTACGAGGGCCGGCCGTGCCTGATCATGGAGTACCTGCCCTCGCAGAGCCTGGCCGACCTCATCGCTGAGAACGGTGTGCTGCCGGTCGGCACCGTGGCCCGCATCGGCACCCAGATCGCCTCCGCGCTGGCCGCCGCGCACACCGCCGGCATCGTGCACCGTGACGTCAAGCCGGCCAACGTGCTGCTGACCGGCGACAATGTGGCCAAGCTGACCGACTTCGGCATCTCTCGGGCCGACGGCGACGCCACCGTCACGGCTGCCGGCTTACTCGCCGGCACTCCCGCCTACCTGCCGCCCGAGGTCGCCCAGGGCCACGACTCCGTCTTCGCCAGCGACGTCTACGCCCTCGGGGCCATGCTCTACGCCGCCGTCGAGGGTCATCCGCCGTTCGGCACCGACGACAACGCCGTCGCCCTGCTGCACCGCATCGCCACCGAGGAAGTCCCGCCGCCCGAGCACGCCGTGCCGCTCACCGCCACGCTCGTGTGGATGCTGCGCCGGGACCCCAAGCACCGGCCCGAGGCCAAGGAGGTCCAGGACGCCCTCGGCGCCCTGGCCGAGTCCATGCCGGCTGAGATGCCCGCACCCGCTCCCGTGCCGGTCGAGGAGGCACCCCGGTCGCCGCCGCCGAGGGTCCCGACCGGCGCAAGGTCGTCGCCATCGCGCTGATCGTCGGCGCGGTCGTCATCGCCATCGTGGTGACGGTCTACGCCCTCAACCAGCCGCAGCCCTCATCCACCGCCGGCAGTCCGTCCACCACCCCGTCGCACACCACGACCGCCTCCAGCACCACCACGACGCCGGCTCCCACCAGCACCACCACCGGCACGACGACTACGACCAGCACCACCACGACCACGTCCGCCGCCCCACCGCCGGCGGACGTCAGCAGCCAGCTCACCGCTTTCATCACCGACTACTACAAGCTGATGCCCAACGATCTTCAGGACGGCTGGGGCCACCTCACCGCCGCCTACCAGTCGGGCACGGCCGGCGGCTTCGCCGGGTACCAGCAGTTCTGGAGCCAGTTCTCCGGCATCGACCTCAGCGGCATCACTGCCACCCCGCCCGGCACCGTCGTCGCCACGCTCACGTACCACTACAAGAACGGCGGCACTCGGGTCGAGCGCACCACCTTCGGCCTCGTCCAGCAGGACGGCGCCTGGAAGATCGCGTCCTCGGTGGTCGGCTGAGCGGTTCGGGAATGCCCGAGCGGGTGGCCAGGCGGAATGACCCGCATGGCCCAGCGGTCGGCGAGGCGGCAACAGTTCTGCCGAGATACCCGGATTTCGCCTGGTAAACTACGGTTTCCGGTACCGTCGCGCTGGTGTGGACGCCACGCCGGGATCCCAAGCAGGAGCCCGAGGCCACGGACGCTCTCGGCCGCCTGGACGAACCCGCGCCGGACGAGATGCCCATGCCGGTCGAGGACGAGCCCTCGACCGCCGCCTCCCCCGCCGCAAGCTCGTCGCTGTCGCCGTGCGCATCGGCGCGGTCGCCGTAGCCGTCGGGGTCACCGTCTACGCCCTCAACCAGCCGCAACCCTCGGTCACCGCCCGCGCTTCATCGCCCACGGCCAAGTCGACCACCGCCGCCCCCACCACCACTGCCGCTCCCACCACCACCGACGAGCAATCGCCGGACGAGGACACGGACGACCCGGCGCCCTCGGACGATCCGATCGTCGCCACGATCACCGCGTACTTCAACTTCCTGCCCGGTGACCCCGACGCCGCCTGGGCCCTCCTCACCACCGACGCGCAGGCCAGTCTGGAGCGCTACGACGACGCCCACGCCCGGTATCGACAGGGCTGGGACCAGTACTCCTCCATCCACATCACCCACGTCACCCACGTGAACGCCGACAGCACTTCCGCCACCGTCATGTACGACTCCCAGTACAAGGACGGCAGGCCCGGTGGTACCAATCTTTATAGCTACACGGTGGCCAAGGAAGACGGCCAGTGGAAGATCGCCAGCTGGATGATGATCGGCGGCTGAGGGCTAGCGGGACAGCTCCAGGGCCAGGAAGAGGTCGACGCGGTCGGCGAACCGGGACAGGTCGCGGGCGGTGAGCTCCTCGACGCGGCCCATGCGGTAGCGCAGGGTGTTGACGTGCAGATGCAGGCGAGCGGCGGCCTGGCTCCACGAGCCGGAACAGTCGAGGAAGACGCGCAGGGACTCCAAGAGCTCGGAGTGGTGCTCCTGGTCGTAGGCCCGGACAGGGCCGAGCAGGCGGAGGCAGAAGGACTGGCGGAGCTCGTCGGGCAGGGCGCCGAACAGGAGCTGGTGGGAAGCGAGCTCGGAGCCGGCGACGACGGCGGCCCGCGATCCGTTGTGGGAAGCGACGTTGCGGGCGTAACGAGCCTCGTCGATCGAGGCGCGCAGGCGGGAACCGGGGCCGGGGGTGCTGACGCCGAGGGCCAGGCGGCACGAGCCGAGACCGGACTCGATGGCGCGAACGCCGGAGCGCAGCGAGTCGAGCAAGTCGTTGTCGGCCACGGTGATCGCGACGGCCTCACCGTCCACATCGGTCACGAGGCCGTCGACGAGCTCGTCGAGGACGTCCAACGCGAGACCGGCCTCGCCGGCAATGGTCATGGACACCACGCACAACCGGTCCTCGGCACCGAAGCCGGCGGCGGTGAGCCGGGCGCTGATGTCGGCGGCGGGCGTGGACTCGTCGGCCAACAGCCCCAGCAGCTGGGTGGCGGCCCGGCGCCCGACGACCCGGCCGGCGGCCAGGGCGGAGCGTTCCAGGCCGATCAACGTGGCCAGCTCGACGGCGATCTCGTGATGGTCGGCCGTCCAGTCGGCGACGACCAGCGCCCAGCACGACAGCCGATGCCCGGTGCCTATGGGTAGCACGCGGTAAGACCCAACCTGGAGTTTGCCTCTTACGAAGCCGGCAGCGACAGTCGGGCCGTCCGGAAGTTCGGCCACGCCGGCCACCACACGGCCGGTCTGGCTGATCACCCAGCACGGAACGCCCAGCTCAGCGGCACCGGCGGCGACCAGGCCGTCCAGGCCGCCGCCCTGGCCCAACGCGGCGACCAGGCGGCGGTGGTGCTCCAGGACGGCGCTGGACCGGCGGACGTGCTCGGCGGCCAGGGCCGAGACGACCCGCTGGGTGATGGACGTGAACGAGACGTCCAACGGCACGGTGAACAGCCGCACGCCGTGGCGCTGGCAGGCGTCGACGACGACGTCGAAGGTCACGGGGCCGATCTCGGCGGTGCCGACGCCGAGGGCGGCGACGCCCATCTCGGCGACGGCCGACACGAAGGCCTCGGCGTCGGCCGGCTCGTGGTACCAGAGCATGCCGGTGAGCACGACCTCGCCGCCGCCCAGGTAGCGGCGCGGGTCACGCAGGTCGGTGATGTAGATCCAGCGGAACTCCGGATCGGGCTCGGTCGCGCCGACCAGCAGCCGCAGCCCGAGCGCCGGGTCGGCCAGCAGCTCTCCGAGACGCACGCCGAGCAGCCTACTTGGAGGATCCTCCAAAAGACCCGCCCGATCGGGTCGGCGTTTCGTGCCCTCCGCCGCTAGCAGCCGCCACGGCCGGACTGTGTACTACGTCACGTGGAATTCCTACGACCGAACTCCCTGGCCGAGGCCCTGGCCGCCAAGGCGGCGCAGCCGGACGCGGTGCCGATCGCCGGCGGCACCGACGTGATGGTCGAGCTGAACTTCGACCACCGCCGGCCGGCCGCGCTGCTGGACCTCACGCGGGTCGACGAGCTGGCGCAGTGGTCGGTCATGACGAGCGGCACCCGGCTGGGCGCGGGCGTGCCCTACACGCGGATCATCGCCGAGCTGGGCGACCGCCTGCCGGGGCTGGCCATGGCCTCCCGCACGGTCGGCTCGCCGCAGATCCGCAACCGCGGCACGGTCGGCGGCAACCTCGGCGCCTCCTCCCCCGCCGGCGACACGCACCCCGTGCTGCTGGCCACGGACGCGATCGTGGAGGTGGCGTCGGTCAGGGGCACGCGGAAGATCCCGATCGGCGAGTTCTACCGGGGCGTGAAGCGCAACGCGCTCGAGCCGGACGAGCTGATCATCGCCGTGCACCTGCCGACCGGCAGCGGTCCGCAGCAGTTCAGCAAGGTCGGCACGCGCAACGCCATGGTCATCGCGGTCTGCTCGTTCGGCCTGGCCCTGCACCCGGACGGCCACAAGGTCGGCGCGGGCATCGGGTCCGCCGGGCCGACGCCGATCCGCGCGGTCGAGGCCGAGCGGTTCGCCGCCGAGGAGCTTTCGTGGGATTCGCCGAAGCCGCTGACCGACGGGCTGGCCCGGCGCTTCGGTGAGCTGGTCGCCGCCGCGGCCACACCGATCGACGACGTCCGCGGCACCGCCGCCTACCGCCGGCACGCGCTGTCCGTGCTGGCCCGCCGCACGCTCACCTGGGCATGGAAGGACTACGCGCGATGCGCCTGAACGTCACGGTCAACGGGGAGGCCAGGCAGGCTGACGACGTGTGGGAGGGCGAGAGCCTGCTCTACGTGCTGCGTGAACGGCTCGGCCTCCCGGGCTCGAAGAATGCCTGTGAGCAGGGCGAATGCGGGTCCTGCACGGTGTACCTGGACGGCGTGCCGGCCTGCTCCTGCCTGGTCGCGGCGGGTCAGGCCGAGGGCCGCGAGGTGCGGACCGTGGAAGGGCTGGCCGAGGGTGACCACCTGGACCGCGTGCAGCAGTCCTTTGTGGACGCAGGGGCGGTGCAGTGCGGCTTCTGCACGCCGGGGCTGGTGGTCGCCGCTCACGACCTGCTCGAACGGGTGCCGAACCCATCTGATCCGGAGATTCGCGAGGCGCTGGCCGGCAACCTGTGCCGCTGCACCGGTTACGAGAAGATCCTGGACGCCGTGCGACTGGCGGCCACCCGATGAGCGTCACGGTCATCGACAACGCGGCCATCGCGACGGTTGACGCCAACGGCACCGAGCATGCCAGCGGCCACATCGTCATCCGCGACGGTCTGATCGAGAAGGTCGGGAACGGCCCGGTCGAACGACCGGCCGACAACCACGACTTCATCGACGCCCGGGGGCGCCTGGTCACGCCGGGCCTGGTCAACACGCATCACCACCTCTACCAGTGGGCGACTCGCGGCTACGCCAAGGACGCCGAGCTCTTCGAGTGGCTGACCACGCTCTACCCGGTGTGGGGCCGGCTGACCGAGGAGGTCACCCGGGCGGCCGGCGCGGCCGGCATGGCCAAGCTGGCGCTGACCGGCTGCACGACGATCGCCGACCACCACTACGTCTTCCCCGACAACGGCGGCGACCAGATCGGCGCGCTGGTCGGCGAGGCGAAGCGGCTGGGCGTGCGGCTGCACGCCGTACGTGGGTCGATGGACCGGGGGCAGTCGCAGGGCGGTCTGCCGCCGGACAACATCGTCGAGGATCTCGAAGCGGCCTTGCTCGGCACGGAAAAGGCCATCAACGATTTCCACGACCCGGATCCGCTCGGCCTGATCCGCATCGCCGTCGGCCCCTGCTCGCCGTTCTCGGTCAGCCGGGAGCTGATGGAGCAGGCCGCCGCGCTGGCCCGCCGGCACGGCGTCCGGCTGCACACGCACCTGGCCGAGACCATCGACGAGGAAGAGCAGTGCCTGGCCGAGAACGGCTGCACGCCGGCCCAGTACGCCGAGCAGCTCGGCTGGCTCGGTGACGACGTGTGGCTGGCGCACACCATCCACCTGTCCGACGAGGCGATCAAACGCTTCGGCCAGACCGGCACCGGATCCGCGCACTGCCCCAGCTCCAACGGTCGGATCGCGGCCGGCATGGCCCCGGTGCGGCAGCTGCTTGATGCCGGCGCGCCGGTCGGACTCGGTGTCGACGGGGCCGCGTCCAACGAGTCCGGCGGCCTCGGCGAGGAAATCCGCCAGGCCCTGCTGGTCGCCCGATTCCGTGGCGGCGCAACGGCTTTGAGTATCCGTGAGGCACTGTGGATGGCCACCATGGGCGGCGCGCGCTGCCTCGGCCGCGACCACGAGATCGGTTCCATCGAGCCGGGCAAGGTCGCCGACCTCGCCGTGTGGCGGTTGGACGACCTGGATCACGCCGGCATCGCCGACCCGGTCGCGGCGTTGGCGCTGGGCTCCGCCCCGACCGTGGACCGGCTGCTGGTCGGCGGCCGCAGTGTCGTCGCCGACGGCGAACTACGCACCGCCGACGTCGAATCCATCACCCGTGATCTGAAGAACGCCGCGGAGGTGCTGCGATGACCTCCCCCACCAGGGAATCCACCACCAGGACTTCAGGGGCGGGGTGGGCGACAGCCCGCTGCGTCCCGACGGCACGCTGAAGGTGCGCGGCGAGTTCGCCTACTCGTCGGACCTGTGGCACGAGGACATGGTCTGGGGCGCAACGCTTCGCAGCCCGCATCCGCACGCTCGCATCCGCAGCGTCGACATCACCGAGGCGCTGAAGGTGCCCGGCGTGTACGCGGTCCTCACCCACGAGGACGTCCCCGGCACGAACCTGTACGGCCTTGAGCACCCCGATCAGCCGGTGCTGGCCGTGGATGTGGTGCGCTACCACGGCGAGGCCATCGCCCTGGTCGCCGCCGACCACCCGGAGACGGCCCGGCGGGCGATGAAGAAGATCAAGGTCGACTTCGATGTGCTGACACCGATCGTCGACGCCGAGGAAGCGGTCAAGCCGGAGGCGCCGCTGCTGCACCCTGGCGGCAACACAGTCCGCAAGGTGCACATCGAGCGCGGCGACCAGCAGGCGACGGCCGAGGTCGTGGTCAGCGGCGTGTACGAGGTCGGCATGCAGGACCAGGCCTTCCTCGGCCCCGAGTCCGGCCTGGCCGTCCCGGCCGAGGACGGCGGCGTCGACCTTTACGTGGCCACGCAATGGTTGCACGTGGACCAGAAGCAGATCTGCTTCGCGCTGGACCTGCCGACCGACAAGGTGCGGCTGACGCTGGCCGGCGTCGGCGGCGCGTTCGGCGGCCGCGAGGACCTGTCCATCCAGGTGCACGCGTGCCTGCTGGCCCGGCACACCGGCAAGCCGGTGAAGATGGTCTACAATCGCGAGGAATCCTTCTACGGCCACGTGCACCGGCATCCGGCGAAGCTGTACTATGAGCACGGGGCCGACCGCGATGGGACGCTGCGGTACGTGCGGTGCCGCATCTACCTCGACGGCGGCGCTTACGCGTCCAGCACGCCGGCGGTGGTGGCCAATGCCGCCACGCTCGGCATCGGTCCGTACAATGTGGACAACGTCACGATCGACTGCTGGGGCGCGTACACGAACAACCCGCCCTGCGGTGCCATGCGCGGATTCGGTGCTGTGCAAGCGGGTTTCGCCTATGAGTCGCAAATGGACAAGCTCGCCGAGGCGCTGGGCATGGACCCGGTCGAGGTGCGAGTACGCAACGCCATGAGCGAAGGCAGCGTCATGCCGACCGGCCAGGTCGTCGACTCGGCCGCGCCGGTGGCCGAACTCCTGCGCCTCATCAAGGAACGTCCGCTGCCGGAAGTCCACAATGGACCGCTGGACCTGACGGCCATGCCCGGCGGCGTCTCCAACACCACCCACGGCGAAGGCGTGATCCGAGGTGTCGGCTACGCGGTCGGCATCAAGAACATCTGCTTCTCCGAGGGTTTCGACGACTACTCCACCGCCCGGCTCCGGCTGGAGGTCATCAACGGCGAGCCGGCGGCCGTGATCCACACCGCCGCGGCCGAGGTCGGACAGGGGTTGGTCACCATCCAGCAGCAGATCGTCCGCACCGAGCTGGGCATCGACCAGGTCACCGTGCACCCGGCCGACACCACCGTCGGAAACGGCGGCTCCACCTCGGCCTCCCGCCAGACCTACGTCACCGGCGGCGCGGTCAAGGCGGCGTGCGAGGCCGTCCGGGAGAAGCTGCTCAAGCGGGCCGTGGCCCGCTTCGGCGAACCCCGATCCGAGCTCACCACCGAGGACATCGTTGCCGTGCTGGGCAATGACGTGATCGAGGAGACCGTCGAGTGGCGGCACCGGCCGACCACCGGACTGGATCCCGAGACCGGGCAAGGGTTCGCGCATGTGCAGTACGGCTTCGCCGCGCACCGGGCCGTCGTCGACGTGGACGTCGACCTCGGGCTGGTCAAGGTGGTCGAACTGGCCTGCGCGCAGGATGTCGGCAAGGCGATGAACCCGCAGGCCGTGCTGGGCCAGATCCATGGCGGCAGCACGCAGGGCCTCGGCCTGGCCGTCATGGAGGAAATCCAGGTGGCAGGCGGAAAGGTCCGCAATCCGTCGTTCACCGACTACCTGATCCCGACCGTGCTCGACACCCCGCCGATGCCGGTGGACGTGCTCGAGCTGGCCGACCCGCACGCCCCGTACGGGCTGCGCGGGGTGGGCGAACCGCCCACGATCTCGTCGACGCCGGCAGTGGTCGCAGCCATCCGCGCCGCCACCGGCCTGGCGCTCAACCGAGTTCCGGTGCGGCCGGAACACCTTACGACAGCGCCCATTTCCGACCCGCCCACCCACCTGACAGATGGGGAGATCCCCCGATGACGACGACAGCCGCCACCGACCAGGCGTGGCTCGACGAGGCCGTCAGGCTGGCGGCCGCCAACGTCGCCACCGGTGGCGGCCCGTTCGGCGCCGTCATCGTGCGCGGCGACGAGCTGATCGCCACCGGCGTGAACCGGGTCGTGCCCACGCTCGACCCGACCGCGCACGCCGAGGTGGTGGCGATTCGCGAGGCGTGCCAACGCATCGGCGACTTCCGCCTCACCGGCTGCGTGCTGCTCTCCTCGTGCGAGCCATGCCCGCTGTGCCTGGCCGCATCGCTGTGGGCCCGGCTGGACCGGGTGGTCTTCGCCGCCGACCGGCACAACGCCGCCGACGCCGGCTTCGACGACCGCGCCTTCTACGACCTGTTCGAACAGCCCAAGCAGACGTGGCCGATCCCCGTGCTGCACGTCAAGACCGCCGAGCACGACACCCCGTTCTCCGCGTGGCTTTCCCGCACCGACCGCGTCGAGTACTGATCCTCGCCGCGCGTGCTGACCGGAGCACCTCCGCTTAAACGCCCGCCGAATCAGGCCGTTCCCCCAACGCATCGGGGCGGCCTGGTTCCGCGCGCGCCCACCGGCATGGGAGTACGTCATGACCCAGTTGCGCGACCGCCGCCCGACAACTGCCCTGTTGGAACGACGTTTCCGGCTTGCCGAACGCGGCACCACCGTCGCCCGCGAGGTTCGCGGCGGCGTCACCACGTTCGTCGCGATGGCCTACATCGTGTTGCTCAACCCGTTGATATTAGGCGCTTCCGCCGACATCACCGGCGCACGGCTGACCGTCACCGAAGTCACCACCGCCACCGCGCTGGCCGCGGGTGTGATGACCGTCCTCATGGGACTGGTCGGCAACGCTCCGCTGGCCCTGGCCGCCGGTCTCGGCGTGAACGGCATCGTCGCGTTCCAGCTGGCCCCGACCATGACCTGGGCCCAGGCGTTCGGACTCGTCGTGCTGGAAGGGGTCTGCATCGTCGTGCTGGCCGTCTCCGGCATCCGGGAACGCATCATGAACGCGATCCCGGCGGCGCTGAAGACCGCCATCTCGGTCGGCATCGGCCTCTACATCGCCCTGGTCGGCCTGGTCTCGGCCGGCTTCGTGACCAGGACCCCGGACTCCGCCCACTCTACCGTCCCGGTGCGGATGGGCGAAAACGGGCACCTGGTCGGCTGGCCGATGGTGGTGTTCGCGGTCGGCCTGCTGCTGATGATCGTGCTGTTGGCCCGGGCGGTGCCCGGCGCGGTGCTGATCAGCATTGTGGTCGCCACGGTCATCGCGGTGATCGCCAACGCGCTGTGGCCCGGTGCGGACTGGGGCCTGGTCACCCCGAAACTGCCGTCGAACCTGGTCGCCGCGCCCGACTTCGCCCTGTTCGGCCACGTCGACCTGTTCGGCGGCTTCGCCTCGGCCGGCGCGATCACCGCCACGGTGTTCCTGTTCACCTTGGTGCTGAGCGGTTTCTTCGACGCCATGGGCACGATCACCAGCGTCTGCCACGAGGCCGGCATGACCAGGAACGGCAAGGTCACCGGCATGGGCAAGATCCTGCTGGTCGACGGCATCGGCGCGATCGTCGGCGGTGGCACGGGTTCCGCGCCCAACACCGTGTTCCTGGAGTCGGCGGCCGGTGTCGGCGAGGGCGCTCGCAGCGGTCTGGCCAGCGTGGTCACCGGGGCACTGCTGGGCGCGACCATGCTCGTCACGCCGATCGCCGGCATCGTGCCGGCGCAGGCCGCCGCGCCGGCGCTGGTCGTGATCGGCGGCATCATGATGGCCCAGTGCCGGCACATTCCGTTCCAGGACACCGACTTCACCATCCCGGTGTTCCTGACCATGGCCATCGTGCCGTTCACCTACTCGATCACCAACGGGGTCGGCGCCGGCATCGTCAGCTACGTGGTGGTCAAGCTGGGCAAGGGCCAGTGGCGTGAGGTGCACTGGCTGGTCGCGGTCATCGCCGCGATCTTCGTCGCGTACTTCGGCATCGCCGGGATCGAGGCACTGGCACGATGAGGGAGCTAGCCCGATGAGGGAACTAGCCGTGACGCTGTCCGGACAACACTTCGCCGTGGCCAGCGTGATCGCGGTCAGCGGGAGCGCGCCGCGCGGGCTGGGCTCGGCGCTGGCGGTCACCGCGGACGGCGAGGCGTTCGGCAGCGTCTCCGGCGGTTGCGTGGAAGGGGCCGTGTACGAGCTGGCCCAGGA encodes:
- a CDS encoding NADH:flavin oxidoreductase/NADH oxidase, coding for MSTLLSPFTVRGMTARNRIWVSPMCQYSAVDGVPNDWHFMHLCQFAAGGAGLVMSEAAAVSPEGRISPRDAGIWNDEQVAAWRRIVDFIHGQGAKAAIQLGHAGRKASTQPPWLGRATVPAAEGGWQSVAPSAVAFGDYATPRELTEAEIQGVVAAFAAGARRALDAGVDAIEIHAAHGYLIHEFSSPLSNLRTDGYGGDFDGRVRFMLEVATAVRAEIGDEVPLFTRLSATDWADGGWTGDDTVRLARLLADHGVDLVDVSSGGLTPAQRIPLGPGYQVPFAQRVRAEAKVPTGAVGLITEPQQAEQIVATGAADVVFLARALLRDPHWPLNAARVLGGDIEWPVQYVRARLER
- a CDS encoding serine/threonine-protein kinase translates to MAVATEGDLIAERYKLVRKVGSGAMGTVWQARDQLLRRDVAVKELLVRTGMTELQTDEARNRAMREARLAARLHHPNVISIYDVVEYEGRPCLIMEYLPSQSLADLIAENGVLPVGTVARIGTQIASALAAAHTAGIVHRDVKPANVLLTGDNVAKLTDFGISRADGDATVTAAGLLAGTPAYLPPEVAQGHDSVFASDVYALGAMLYAAVEGHPPFGTDDNAVALLHRIATEEVPPPEHAVPLTATLVWMLRRDPKHRPEAKEVQDALGALAESMPAEMPAPAPVPVEEAPRSPPPRVPTGARSSPSR
- a CDS encoding nuclear transport factor 2 family protein, producing the protein MRIGAVAVAVGVTVYALNQPQPSVTARASSPTAKSTTAAPTTTAAPTTTDEQSPDEDTDDPAPSDDPIVATITAYFNFLPGDPDAAWALLTTDAQASLERYDDAHARYRQGWDQYSSIHITHVTHVNADSTSATVMYDSQYKDGRPGGTNLYSYTVAKEDGQWKIASWMMIGG
- a CDS encoding PucR family transcriptional regulator, with protein sequence MRLGELLADPALGLRLLVGATEPDPEFRWIYITDLRDPRRYLGGGEVVLTGMLWYHEPADAEAFVSAVAEMGVAALGVGTAEIGPVTFDVVVDACQRHGVRLFTVPLDVSFTSITQRVVSALAAEHVRRSSAVLEHHRRLVAALGQGGGLDGLVAAGAAELGVPCWVISQTGRVVAGVAELPDGPTVAAGFVRGKLQVGSYRVLPIGTGHRLSCWALVVADWTADHHEIAVELATLIGLERSALAAGRVVGRRAATQLLGLLADESTPAADISARLTAAGFGAEDRLCVVSMTIAGEAGLALDVLDELVDGLVTDVDGEAVAITVADNDLLDSLRSGVRAIESGLGSCRLALGVSTPGPGSRLRASIDEARYARNVASHNGSRAAVVAGSELASHQLLFGALPDELRQSFCLRLLGPVRAYDQEHHSELLESLRVFLDCSGSWSQAAARLHLHVNTLRYRMGRVEELTARDLSRFADRVDLFLALELSR
- a CDS encoding FAD binding domain-containing protein, which gives rise to MEFLRPNSLAEALAAKAAQPDAVPIAGGTDVMVELNFDHRRPAALLDLTRVDELAQWSVMTSGTRLGAGVPYTRIIAELGDRLPGLAMASRTVGSPQIRNRGTVGGNLGASSPAGDTHPVLLATDAIVEVASVRGTRKIPIGEFYRGVKRNALEPDELIIAVHLPTGSGPQQFSKVGTRNAMVIAVCSFGLALHPDGHKVGAGIGSAGPTPIRAVEAERFAAEELSWDSPKPLTDGLARRFGELVAAAATPIDDVRGTAAYRRHALSVLARRTLTWAWKDYARCA
- a CDS encoding (2Fe-2S)-binding protein, encoding MRLNVTVNGEARQADDVWEGESLLYVLRERLGLPGSKNACEQGECGSCTVYLDGVPACSCLVAAGQAEGREVRTVEGLAEGDHLDRVQQSFVDAGAVQCGFCTPGLVVAAHDLLERVPNPSDPEIREALAGNLCRCTGYEKILDAVRLAATR
- a CDS encoding 8-oxoguanine deaminase — translated: MSVTVIDNAAIATVDANGTEHASGHIVIRDGLIEKVGNGPVERPADNHDFIDARGRLVTPGLVNTHHHLYQWATRGYAKDAELFEWLTTLYPVWGRLTEEVTRAAGAAGMAKLALTGCTTIADHHYVFPDNGGDQIGALVGEAKRLGVRLHAVRGSMDRGQSQGGLPPDNIVEDLEAALLGTEKAINDFHDPDPLGLIRIAVGPCSPFSVSRELMEQAAALARRHGVRLHTHLAETIDEEEQCLAENGCTPAQYAEQLGWLGDDVWLAHTIHLSDEAIKRFGQTGTGSAHCPSSNGRIAAGMAPVRQLLDAGAPVGLGVDGAASNESGGLGEEIRQALLVARFRGGATALSIREALWMATMGGARCLGRDHEIGSIEPGKVADLAVWRLDDLDHAGIADPVAALALGSAPTVDRLLVGGRSVVADGELRTADVESITRDLKNAAEVLR
- the pucD gene encoding xanthine dehydrogenase subunit D, which translates into the protein MGDSPLRPDGTLKVRGEFAYSSDLWHEDMVWGATLRSPHPHARIRSVDITEALKVPGVYAVLTHEDVPGTNLYGLEHPDQPVLAVDVVRYHGEAIALVAADHPETARRAMKKIKVDFDVLTPIVDAEEAVKPEAPLLHPGGNTVRKVHIERGDQQATAEVVVSGVYEVGMQDQAFLGPESGLAVPAEDGGVDLYVATQWLHVDQKQICFALDLPTDKVRLTLAGVGGAFGGREDLSIQVHACLLARHTGKPVKMVYNREESFYGHVHRHPAKLYYEHGADRDGTLRYVRCRIYLDGGAYASSTPAVVANAATLGIGPYNVDNVTIDCWGAYTNNPPCGAMRGFGAVQAGFAYESQMDKLAEALGMDPVEVRVRNAMSEGSVMPTGQVVDSAAPVAELLRLIKERPLPEVHNGPLDLTAMPGGVSNTTHGEGVIRGVGYAVGIKNICFSEGFDDYSTARLRLEVINGEPAAVIHTAAAEVGQGLVTIQQQIVRTELGIDQVTVHPADTTVGNGGSTSASRQTYVTGGAVKAACEAVREKLLKRAVARFGEPRSELTTEDIVAVLGNDVIEETVEWRHRPTTGLDPETGQGFAHVQYGFAAHRAVVDVDVDLGLVKVVELACAQDVGKAMNPQAVLGQIHGGSTQGLGLAVMEEIQVAGGKVRNPSFTDYLIPTVLDTPPMPVDVLELADPHAPYGLRGVGEPPTISSTPAVVAAIRAATGLALNRVPVRPEHLTTAPISDPPTHLTDGEIPR
- a CDS encoding nucleoside deaminase — encoded protein: MTTTAATDQAWLDEAVRLAAANVATGGGPFGAVIVRGDELIATGVNRVVPTLDPTAHAEVVAIREACQRIGDFRLTGCVLLSSCEPCPLCLAASLWARLDRVVFAADRHNAADAGFDDRAFYDLFEQPKQTWPIPVLHVKTAEHDTPFSAWLSRTDRVEY